The Candidatus Hydrogenedens sp. genome has a window encoding:
- the murC gene encoding UDP-N-acetylmuramate--L-alanine ligase, with amino-acid sequence MNGVKRKIHFIGVGGIGMSGLAEILLNLGYEVSGSDLKSSEIVERLISYGLKFYEGHAPEHINNVGIVVRSAAVSDDNVEIITAKKLGIPVIHRSDLLADLIRLKPNAIAVGGTHGKTTTTSMIASFLEYANIGATSIVGGILHRSGTNARWGTGNYLVAEADEHDGSFLRLHPTIAVVTSIDAEHLEYYGTLDRIKKAFIDFCNDVPFYGYSILCGDDPNIKSIVPEIESVCITYGLEEHCSLRGMDVKIEVPEKKDSIRDVLAGIKTKFTVISQDERLGVKGRLGELTIHTLGIHNIRNALGACAVGICLGLRFGLISDGLQQFSGVKRRLQLCGEEKGIAVVEDYAHHPTEIASTMEALQWIKPQRRIVVFQPHLYSRTKFFAEDFAKVLSKADMAVITDIYASRETPINGVTSDLIVDSAKEQGANHVFLVRDMYEVPDFLVKQLKSGDVVLILGAGNINKIAEPLLKKIQEVV; translated from the coding sequence ATGAATGGCGTTAAACGAAAAATACATTTTATTGGTGTCGGTGGCATCGGGATGAGCGGTCTTGCTGAAATTCTGCTCAATCTCGGATATGAAGTTTCTGGTTCTGATTTAAAATCTTCTGAAATTGTGGAACGGTTAATAAGTTATGGATTAAAGTTTTATGAAGGACACGCCCCTGAGCATATAAATAATGTGGGCATAGTTGTTCGTTCTGCCGCAGTTTCAGATGATAATGTTGAAATAATTACAGCCAAGAAATTAGGTATCCCTGTAATTCATCGTAGCGACTTACTTGCCGACCTGATTCGTCTGAAACCCAATGCTATTGCAGTAGGTGGAACGCATGGTAAAACTACAACTACATCCATGATAGCCTCATTTTTAGAGTATGCCAACATCGGGGCTACAAGTATTGTGGGTGGAATATTACACCGTAGTGGAACCAATGCTCGTTGGGGAACGGGGAATTATCTGGTAGCAGAGGCAGATGAACATGACGGCTCTTTTTTGAGATTACATCCGACTATAGCCGTAGTTACGAGTATTGATGCAGAACATCTGGAATATTATGGAACATTAGACCGTATAAAAAAAGCCTTTATAGATTTTTGCAATGATGTTCCTTTCTATGGCTATTCGATACTTTGTGGCGATGACCCGAATATAAAATCCATTGTTCCAGAGATTGAAAGTGTATGTATAACTTATGGGTTAGAAGAGCATTGTTCCCTGAGAGGAATGGATGTTAAGATAGAAGTCCCTGAAAAAAAAGATTCCATTCGCGATGTTCTTGCTGGAATTAAAACAAAATTTACTGTAATAAGTCAGGATGAACGATTAGGCGTTAAGGGAAGATTGGGGGAATTGACTATCCATACATTAGGTATTCATAATATTCGTAATGCTTTAGGGGCTTGCGCTGTGGGTATTTGTTTGGGGTTGCGTTTTGGATTAATTTCGGATGGGCTACAGCAATTTAGTGGTGTAAAAAGAAGACTCCAACTTTGTGGAGAAGAAAAAGGTATAGCTGTTGTTGAAGATTATGCTCATCATCCCACGGAAATAGCCAGCACTATGGAGGCTCTTCAGTGGATAAAACCCCAACGACGGATTGTCGTTTTTCAACCACATTTATATAGTCGCACAAAATTCTTTGCGGAAGATTTCGCAAAAGTTTTATCAAAAGCCGATATGGCAGTTATTACAGATATTTACGCTTCTCGTGAAACTCCTATCAATGGTGTAACATCGGATTTGATTGTAGATTCGGCTAAAGAGCAGGGAGCCAATCATGTATTCCTTGTTCGTGATATGTATGAAGTTCCCGATTTCTTGGTAAAACAATTAAAATCAGGGGATGTGGTGCTTATCCTGGGTGCAGGAAATATAAATAAAATTGCAGAACCGCTCCTTAAAAAAATACAGGAGGTAGTATGA
- the tgt gene encoding tRNA guanosine(34) transglycosylase Tgt yields MFFQIEHKDKNCNARTGKIHLEHGVVEVPVFMPVGTQASVKALTQEELEEIGTTIILCNAYHLYLRPGLETLSVAGGIHPFMSWEKPILTDSGGFQLFSLAHLNKVTNEGVIFQSHIDGSRHHITPEKMIQFQMDIGADIIMSFDECTPYPISHKDAEKSMRRTIVWERKGFDYWKEQKEGSYSQLFGILQGSVYEDLRKKCAEELCEIDFPGFAIGGVSVGETDEERHTITEISANLLPERKPRYLMGVGAPEDVLWAVRCGVDMFDCVMPTRNARNGCLFTSHGKLNIRNARFVRDFTPIDEECDCPVCKRYTRAYLSHLYRAKEILAFRLNTLHNVYFMLKLFEKVRQAIRENRYLDFYNDFFSKYNIGN; encoded by the coding sequence ATGTTTTTTCAGATAGAACATAAAGATAAAAATTGTAATGCAAGAACAGGAAAAATACATCTGGAACATGGGGTAGTAGAGGTTCCTGTGTTTATGCCTGTAGGCACGCAAGCATCTGTAAAGGCATTAACGCAGGAAGAATTAGAGGAGATAGGAACAACCATCATTCTTTGTAATGCGTATCATCTGTATTTGCGTCCGGGGTTGGAAACCTTATCTGTTGCGGGGGGGATACATCCTTTTATGAGTTGGGAAAAGCCTATTTTAACCGACTCGGGTGGATTTCAATTGTTTAGTTTAGCCCACCTGAATAAAGTTACGAACGAAGGCGTTATTTTCCAGAGTCATATTGATGGTTCGCGACATCATATCACACCCGAAAAGATGATTCAGTTTCAGATGGATATTGGTGCCGATATTATTATGAGTTTTGATGAGTGCACACCTTATCCTATATCCCATAAAGATGCAGAAAAATCTATGCGGAGAACAATCGTATGGGAGAGAAAAGGTTTTGATTACTGGAAAGAACAGAAGGAGGGTTCTTATTCCCAATTATTCGGAATTTTACAAGGCAGTGTTTATGAAGATTTACGAAAAAAATGTGCGGAGGAATTGTGTGAGATTGATTTTCCCGGTTTTGCTATTGGTGGAGTGAGTGTAGGTGAAACAGATGAAGAAAGACATACCATCACAGAAATTTCCGCAAATTTATTACCCGAAAGGAAACCAAGATATTTAATGGGAGTAGGTGCACCGGAAGATGTATTATGGGCTGTTCGTTGTGGCGTAGACATGTTCGACTGTGTTATGCCTACGAGAAATGCTCGCAATGGTTGCCTTTTTACCTCTCATGGAAAATTGAATATACGCAATGCACGGTTTGTTCGCGATTTTACTCCTATAGATGAAGAGTGTGATTGCCCTGTATGTAAACGCTATACACGCGCTTATTTGAGCCATCTTTACAGAGCAAAAGAAATTTTGGCATTCCGTTTGAATACTTTACACAATGTCTATTTTATGTTAAAATTATTTGAAAAAGTTCGTCAGGCTATTCGGGAAAACCGATACCTCGATTTTTATAACGACTTCTTTTCCAAGTATAATATAGGGAATTAG
- the yajC gene encoding preprotein translocase subunit YajC gives MLPMILAFIAIMYFLMIRPQQKREKERREMLNSLAKGDKVVTTGGMYGTVVDLSEEKVTLRVDDKVEIDFIRGAVAQIVSKANGDKKK, from the coding sequence ATGCTTCCGATGATTTTAGCATTCATTGCGATTATGTATTTTTTGATGATTCGTCCCCAACAAAAAAGAGAAAAGGAACGGCGCGAAATGTTAAATTCATTGGCAAAAGGAGATAAAGTTGTAACTACAGGTGGAATGTATGGAACGGTTGTAGATTTATCTGAGGAGAAAGTAACACTTCGTGTAGATGATAAAGTTGAAATAGATTTCATTCGTGGTGCAGTAGCCCAAATTGTTTCAAAGGCGAATGGCGATAAAAAGAAATAA
- a CDS encoding cation:proton antiporter, which yields MDVSILIYLGILFGTALLIALLFRAIRFPSIIGFILAGVILGPSGLGLFSKIWVPYFIDWGAVLLLFIIGLELSHSLFLKSAGTLLKAGGLQIAIPFVVFALFLYGLTELGVGLKIIVLSFILCLSSTAVVIRYLQDRGEVETAYGLLTTTLLIFQDIATLAFLVLISFLSSDSSSQGGITGKILGLVIGSLILISIIPGRNVIPRVVSYIAYRGGLDLLTLFALFCAILGALVAHYLGWSAGLGACIAGLLVGQSDERHQLVAEVQPFQDVIYALFFISLGMAFPLEWVITHFSMFLILVIGILIVRFLLNGVALKIAGIPSRLSILVAVQLLPLSEFGFIICREFSKGDYISSDILDGVTAITTITMILGSFFLLYIEPLNRLLTQWLSSEKEEEDKQEHIGPHVVIIGFGLTGENLSKVLKSTGIPFVVIEMNKELARKAKELSPNKLIIGDAIQRTILNQADLDTAQAVVIALNDPMACRKIVGQIASRYPHLYILVKTRFVHEIEPLKKLGAKQVIPEDFETSIEVIAHILKRCGVPDNIVEAETIAVRVDGYAMLRGKASSRAGIEEMIKILERTTTQTYYLGEKSFAIGKTLAEIELRKRTGCSVIAIVRAGNPTPSPPGDFVLQANDVLVLVGAHAQIESARKLLEETEAPNIQ from the coding sequence ATGGATGTATCTATTCTCATATATTTGGGTATTCTTTTTGGCACTGCGTTGCTTATCGCCCTGTTATTCCGTGCTATTCGGTTTCCTTCCATTATCGGCTTTATACTTGCAGGGGTGATATTAGGACCCTCAGGATTAGGATTGTTTTCAAAAATATGGGTTCCTTATTTCATTGATTGGGGTGCCGTGCTTCTATTATTTATTATTGGTCTCGAATTAAGCCACTCTTTATTTTTGAAATCTGCAGGAACCTTATTGAAAGCGGGTGGTTTACAAATCGCCATTCCGTTCGTCGTTTTTGCCCTGTTTCTTTATGGGCTTACGGAATTAGGTGTAGGATTAAAAATAATTGTTTTGAGTTTTATCCTATGTCTTAGTAGCACAGCGGTGGTAATTCGATACCTTCAAGACCGTGGGGAGGTAGAAACTGCATACGGTTTGCTAACAACTACACTGTTAATCTTTCAGGATATCGCAACCCTTGCTTTCCTTGTATTGATTTCATTTTTATCTTCAGATTCTTCATCTCAAGGTGGAATAACAGGAAAAATACTTGGTCTGGTAATAGGCTCTCTTATACTTATAAGTATTATACCCGGCAGGAATGTTATTCCCCGTGTCGTGTCTTATATAGCATATCGTGGAGGACTGGATTTACTTACTCTCTTTGCATTATTTTGCGCTATTTTAGGAGCGTTAGTGGCTCATTATTTAGGTTGGTCTGCTGGATTAGGGGCATGCATTGCTGGGCTTTTAGTGGGACAATCGGATGAGCGTCATCAATTAGTTGCGGAAGTGCAACCTTTTCAAGATGTTATTTATGCACTATTCTTTATTTCTTTAGGAATGGCTTTCCCTCTGGAATGGGTTATTACGCATTTCTCAATGTTTTTAATCCTTGTAATAGGCATATTAATTGTCCGATTTTTATTAAACGGAGTAGCACTAAAAATAGCAGGAATTCCATCACGTCTCTCAATCCTTGTGGCTGTTCAATTATTACCTCTTAGTGAATTCGGTTTTATTATTTGTCGCGAATTCTCTAAAGGAGATTATATCTCATCGGATATTTTAGATGGAGTAACAGCTATTACTACAATTACAATGATTCTTGGGAGTTTCTTCCTGTTGTATATTGAACCCTTAAATCGTCTTTTAACACAATGGCTTTCATCAGAAAAGGAAGAGGAAGATAAGCAAGAGCATATAGGCCCTCATGTGGTCATTATTGGATTTGGCTTAACAGGAGAAAATCTGTCCAAAGTCTTGAAATCTACAGGGATTCCTTTTGTCGTCATAGAGATGAACAAAGAATTAGCTCGAAAAGCCAAAGAACTTTCTCCTAACAAATTAATTATTGGGGATGCGATACAAAGAACTATTTTGAATCAAGCTGATTTAGATACTGCTCAGGCAGTTGTTATTGCATTGAACGACCCTATGGCTTGCCGAAAGATTGTAGGACAAATTGCTTCAAGATACCCCCATCTTTATATCTTGGTGAAAACACGGTTCGTTCATGAAATTGAACCTTTGAAAAAATTGGGAGCAAAACAGGTCATTCCAGAAGACTTTGAGACCTCTATCGAAGTGATTGCACATATCTTAAAACGATGTGGTGTCCCCGATAATATCGTTGAGGCAGAAACTATCGCTGTGCGTGTAGATGGTTATGCTATGTTACGAGGAAAAGCCAGTTCGCGTGCAGGAATTGAAGAGATGATAAAAATTTTGGAACGGACTACTACGCAAACATATTATTTGGGTGAGAAGAGTTTCGCCATTGGGAAAACACTTGCAGAGATAGAATTAAGAAAGAGAACGGGTTGTTCTGTTATTGCTATAGTTCGAGCCGGAAATCCTACACCCAGTCCACCCGGAGATTTTGTTCTACAAGCAAATGATGTGCTTGTCCTTGTCGGTGCCCATGCCCAGATAGAATCTGCAAGAAAACTTTTAGAAGAAACGGAAGCCCCCAACATTCAATAA
- the secD gene encoding protein translocase subunit SecD, with translation MNIPYRALIIWIVIIWSIVQVYPTIGWLTLSDEARQARLERWRQEDDEWAKKKHSYTEDLWKTIRRWAEFDRDRVINLGLDLQGGVHMVLRFDIKDLPPERLQEYRDRRYTDANIEKEVQEIVLQQIRRRVNEFEAKEPVIQALGTNQIQIQLPGEKNVERAKNLVKKTAQLNFHIVAEMSDIIQVFQKIKDKYPEEFNAFIQRPKLKGDHFTVRVENYDRVRRLIEACEKEGIIPEDKMLAFSQPLKPYEDQVYKLYYIDRKPIASGDGLRSAMAIPDQNNPPHWKILFEFNNSAGALFGEATEKNINKAMAIVLDGMVCSAPVIRDRITTRGEITGNFEQPEATDLAIALNSGSMFVPVKEEFTRIVGASLGADAVNKSITSAVISLIIVSGFMVVYYLWAGLVALIGLVVNFLIILALMAYFEMTLTLPGVAGLILTIGMAVDANVLIYERIREELKLGHALATAVSNGFARSAVTILDANITTLIAAAVLLQFGTGPIEGFAITLSVGVCASVFAALVVCHALFDFLLDRRIVKSLYMLSVIPMKPKIPFLQLRYYAFLFSGILIVAGMAVFAWRGKENLGVDFVQGTNINVQINNEQPIQPGAVREALAKSGFGKAIVQLTSEEDVEAGNRFLIRIAETDIKGITSTSTPPTEKEEGTVNTAPLTASMSKNIDGGDIGGMIQKALAPLTKSGKFEDVAIEDQQTVGPAVGAQLRTDAIKCIFWSFIFIIMYLWFRFELKFGVAAVLALVHDVSITLGTFAVLRRQIDMGVIAAILTIIGYSLNDTIVIFDRVRENMKLYRGKGYKYMDILNISINETLSRTILTSLTTLFTVVVLFIFGGIAIHDFALALLVGIVIGTYSSIFVASPIVLIWQEKSEQRQLRLAGQTKSGSVKKSPQVKAGAKI, from the coding sequence ATGAATATTCCGTATCGTGCATTAATTATCTGGATTGTTATTATCTGGTCAATAGTTCAGGTATATCCGACTATAGGTTGGCTTACCCTGTCTGATGAGGCTCGTCAAGCCCGTCTGGAAAGGTGGAGACAAGAAGATGATGAATGGGCAAAGAAAAAACATAGTTATACCGAAGATTTGTGGAAAACCATTCGTAGATGGGCAGAGTTTGACCGGGACCGTGTTATAAATCTTGGATTAGACCTGCAAGGTGGAGTACACATGGTACTTCGCTTTGATATTAAAGATTTGCCACCGGAACGGTTGCAGGAATATCGAGACCGTCGCTATACAGATGCCAATATTGAGAAAGAAGTGCAGGAAATTGTTCTTCAGCAAATACGGCGAAGAGTGAATGAATTTGAAGCCAAAGAACCTGTTATTCAGGCATTGGGTACTAATCAGATTCAAATACAATTACCGGGTGAAAAAAATGTAGAACGGGCGAAAAATCTTGTGAAGAAAACAGCCCAATTAAATTTCCATATCGTAGCAGAAATGTCGGATATTATTCAGGTATTTCAGAAAATAAAAGACAAATATCCGGAAGAATTTAATGCCTTTATTCAACGCCCGAAATTAAAAGGAGACCATTTTACAGTCCGCGTTGAGAATTATGACCGCGTTCGTCGTTTGATTGAAGCCTGTGAAAAGGAAGGAATTATCCCTGAGGATAAGATGTTAGCGTTCAGTCAACCCCTGAAACCCTATGAAGACCAAGTTTATAAATTATATTATATAGATAGAAAACCCATTGCTTCGGGTGATGGGTTGCGTTCTGCTATGGCTATTCCTGACCAGAATAATCCCCCTCATTGGAAAATTCTATTTGAGTTTAATAATTCCGCAGGGGCTCTTTTTGGTGAAGCTACCGAGAAAAATATCAATAAAGCCATGGCAATTGTTCTCGATGGTATGGTTTGTTCAGCACCCGTCATTAGAGACCGTATTACAACAAGAGGTGAGATTACTGGAAACTTTGAACAACCCGAAGCAACAGACCTGGCTATTGCCTTAAATTCCGGTTCAATGTTTGTCCCCGTCAAGGAAGAGTTTACGCGTATTGTTGGCGCAAGTCTGGGTGCTGATGCGGTAAATAAAAGCATAACCTCAGCAGTTATATCTTTAATAATTGTAAGTGGGTTTATGGTCGTTTATTACCTCTGGGCAGGGCTTGTTGCTCTTATTGGACTTGTTGTTAACTTCCTGATAATTCTTGCCTTGATGGCATATTTTGAGATGACTCTTACACTACCGGGTGTTGCAGGTCTTATTTTGACCATCGGTATGGCTGTGGACGCTAATGTGCTTATTTATGAACGCATTCGGGAAGAATTAAAATTAGGTCATGCTTTAGCCACAGCCGTAAGCAATGGTTTCGCAAGGTCTGCTGTAACCATTCTCGACGCCAATATCACAACATTGATAGCTGCTGCAGTACTATTACAATTTGGTACAGGACCGATTGAAGGGTTTGCTATAACATTAAGTGTAGGTGTATGTGCCAGTGTTTTCGCTGCATTAGTTGTCTGTCATGCATTATTTGACTTTTTATTAGACCGAAGAATTGTAAAATCATTGTATATGTTAAGTGTTATTCCGATGAAACCCAAAATTCCATTCCTGCAACTCAGATATTATGCTTTTTTATTTAGTGGAATATTAATAGTAGCAGGTATGGCAGTGTTTGCATGGAGAGGCAAGGAGAACCTTGGAGTTGATTTTGTTCAGGGAACAAATATTAATGTGCAAATAAACAATGAGCAACCTATACAACCCGGAGCCGTGCGTGAAGCATTAGCAAAAAGTGGTTTTGGGAAAGCCATTGTTCAATTAACCAGTGAAGAAGATGTGGAAGCAGGAAATCGCTTTTTGATTCGTATTGCAGAAACAGATATAAAAGGAATAACCTCTACTTCAACACCTCCAACAGAAAAAGAAGAAGGAACTGTCAATACGGCTCCTTTGACAGCCTCTATGTCCAAGAACATAGATGGAGGTGATATTGGAGGAATGATTCAAAAAGCCCTGGCGCCTCTTACAAAGAGTGGGAAGTTCGAAGATGTGGCAATTGAAGACCAGCAGACAGTCGGTCCCGCGGTCGGGGCACAGCTGAGAACAGACGCAATTAAATGTATTTTCTGGTCATTTATTTTCATTATTATGTATCTCTGGTTCCGATTCGAACTTAAATTTGGTGTTGCTGCTGTTCTTGCTTTGGTGCATGATGTGTCAATTACATTAGGAACTTTTGCTGTGTTGCGTCGGCAAATTGATATGGGTGTTATTGCGGCGATTCTGACTATTATTGGGTATTCTTTGAATGACACTATCGTCATATTCGACCGTGTTCGTGAAAATATGAAGTTATATCGAGGCAAAGGATATAAGTATATGGATATACTTAATATATCTATTAACGAAACATTAAGTCGAACTATTTTAACTTCATTAACTACATTATTTACTGTAGTAGTATTGTTTATATTTGGTGGTATTGCTATTCATGATTTTGCATTGGCACTACTTGTAGGAATTGTAATTGGAACTTACTCTTCTATCTTTGTGGCTTCGCCTATTGTGCTTATTTGGCAGGAGAAGAGTGAACAAAGACAATTGCGATTGGCAGGACAGACAAAGTCAGGTTCCGTTAAGAAATCCCCACAGGTAAAGGCAGGAGCAAAAATATAA
- the amt gene encoding ammonium transporter yields the protein MEKKMKFLLGLLLILSLLPCLSYAEDGGEGVISQKVILDTLWVLITAFLVFWMNAGFACVEAGFCRAKNAVNILTKNFVVFGITLVCFWAVGFALMFGDGNPFIGLSGFFLLGADNSPTMGDFYQGVYKSLNWTGVPLEAKFFFQVVFCGTAATIVSGAVAERIRFSAFLLFSVVISGVIYPIAGHWIWGGGWLSSFMDVGFKDFAGSTVVHSIGGWSALVGAWLLGPRLGKYGKKGEISPIPGHNLALATLGALILWLGWFGFNPGSTMEANPLKIAHVALTTAMAASTGIIASCLYAWVRLGKPDLTMIINGSLAGLVAITAPCDGVSVFGSVIIGIVAGFIVVESVLFFDRIKIDDPVGAISVHLVNGIWGTLSVGLFDVEKGLFYGGGYKSLLVQFIGIISVGAFVLCVATIAWLTIRAILGLRVDANEEYIGLDKSEMGLEAYPEERVIPEYTIAQDA from the coding sequence ATGGAAAAGAAAATGAAGTTCCTTTTGGGTTTATTATTAATCCTTTCACTTTTACCTTGCCTGAGTTATGCTGAAGATGGAGGAGAAGGTGTTATCTCACAAAAGGTAATTTTGGATACACTCTGGGTTCTTATTACGGCTTTTCTTGTATTCTGGATGAATGCCGGGTTTGCCTGTGTAGAAGCGGGATTTTGCAGGGCTAAAAATGCTGTAAATATTCTCACCAAAAATTTTGTGGTTTTTGGAATTACTTTAGTATGCTTTTGGGCAGTTGGCTTTGCATTGATGTTTGGTGATGGAAATCCCTTTATTGGACTATCTGGCTTTTTTCTGCTGGGTGCAGATAACAGCCCTACTATGGGAGATTTCTATCAAGGTGTATATAAATCTTTAAATTGGACAGGAGTTCCCTTAGAAGCCAAGTTTTTCTTCCAGGTTGTTTTTTGCGGGACGGCTGCGACTATTGTTTCAGGTGCCGTAGCGGAAAGAATTCGTTTTTCTGCATTTCTTTTGTTTTCTGTAGTAATTTCTGGAGTGATTTATCCCATTGCAGGTCATTGGATTTGGGGCGGTGGTTGGCTTAGTTCTTTTATGGATGTCGGATTTAAGGACTTTGCAGGTTCTACTGTAGTTCATTCTATTGGTGGATGGTCGGCTTTAGTAGGAGCTTGGTTATTGGGTCCTCGTTTAGGGAAGTATGGAAAAAAAGGTGAGATTTCCCCAATTCCCGGACATAATCTGGCATTAGCGACATTGGGAGCGTTAATTTTATGGTTAGGATGGTTTGGCTTCAATCCCGGTAGCACAATGGAAGCGAATCCTCTTAAAATTGCCCATGTAGCATTAACAACGGCAATGGCGGCAAGTACGGGAATAATCGCTTCTTGTCTATATGCATGGGTTCGATTAGGCAAACCCGATTTAACCATGATAATAAACGGGTCTTTAGCGGGTCTGGTGGCTATTACAGCCCCATGTGACGGTGTAAGTGTTTTTGGAAGTGTTATCATTGGTATTGTTGCAGGTTTTATTGTTGTCGAAAGTGTTTTGTTCTTTGACCGTATAAAAATAGATGACCCCGTAGGTGCGATTTCTGTCCATTTAGTTAATGGTATCTGGGGAACTTTATCCGTTGGATTATTTGATGTGGAGAAAGGATTATTTTACGGAGGAGGTTACAAATCTTTACTTGTTCAATTCATAGGTATTATATCTGTTGGTGCTTTTGTTCTATGTGTTGCTACTATTGCATGGTTAACTATTCGTGCGATATTAGGTCTACGGGTTGACGCTAATGAAGAATACATAGGTCTTGATAAAAGTGAAATGGGGCTGGAAGCATATCCTGAAGAACGGGTAATACCGGAATACACAATAGCACAAGATGCATAA